In the genome of Montipora foliosa isolate CH-2021 chromosome 3, ASM3666993v2, whole genome shotgun sequence, one region contains:
- the LOC137996129 gene encoding uncharacterized protein, which yields MFLRGRLPYDVDGARTFQLIRLSGDVHSNPGPPRRGIKYPCGECQRSVRRNQDAILCYKCDRWFHAKCTGMSKQTFKYYLDQYNLDWECSLCALPKLNDSFFDDNFQGLQTPTVNNRNGRDAGEDVDEIMLAENETWADFDKIVKNYGSNFKIAHINANSVGGFKFYEIKTWLLSGRLDLLVISETKINASFPDSMFHVEGFRLCRSDRKAGGGGLMVYVRSDVCFLRVKQFKGLSSQSLCNFRTESITLKVKIGKNWIAVVGIYRPPSIPLSTWTNELSAIFEATSTLTNTVFYAGDFNADLLAPDKTPKAGCKLLDLLDIYDLHCLINKATRKTKTSETLLDLILTNNKRTTLTSGVVDTLLSDHSLVYTVLRSSAPRSRSRKLFSRSLKTFNQQNFVRDMQMVPFHIMNLFNDVDDKLYTFEQLYLDILDEHAPLKHIHIRGKQVPYMTEEWRKAIRHRNKLWRIFRRERTDENYEQYKCQRNKCTSLRRKAIREHFRRKSLESENPREFWSAYRPFLNSKTKQANDIILKGDNMVINDKKEITDLFNNYFVQIADCAAQVNEADYGQDYEKHPSILAIHERNTKGYFKFQHTNQALVEKLLRDINVRKACGHNMMSPRLLKESAAVIAGPIANIINSSVDLCKYPASWKMGQVTLLFKKDDELNKANYRPVTVLPALNNVYKRILAAQLNDFYCSILSDFISSYRKFHSCETSLLRMTEEWRSMCDDGQLVGIVSMDLSKAFDVIQHPLLLAKLKAYGLDKDSCALFRNYLSNRQQRRANLNAYADDHQIYYSDTDPVALEECLCKEVEVANQWYSENGMIVNKSKHQALILGDTEHAFSFPVKESIDIFVGPGYLAQLVYMVHKIYDAFERGKEVRMVYLDISKAFDRVWHKGLLLKLKTIGIRDPLLGWLTSYLSQRKQRVVIDGQSSNWSTVSAGVPQGSVLGPLLFLIYINDVTENLKSDCLLYADDTSLFDIVDDPATSSQKLNNDLSEIKDWARKWLVTINPSKTECMTFSAKRIKPPHPDLFYADNKIIEVAQHTHLGVVLCNNLSWRAHIFKIYEKASKRLNILKGIKYKVDRSTLRKLYKSLVRPLMEYADVLWDGCTDSESDLLEHVQYEAAKIVTGAMKGTSKQRLMQEIGWEDLKTRRAIHKLLLYFKIVNNLCPSYLVDLLPLLAFKNILYAD from the exons ATGTTTCTGCGTGGCCGATTGCCTTATGATGTGGATGGTGCTCGAACATTTCAATTGATCAGACTTTCTGGAGACGTTCATTCAAATCCGGGTCCTCCTCGGCGTGGGATTAAGTATCCTTGTGGGGAATGTCAACGAAGTGTGAGGAGAAACCAGGACGCCATTTTATGCTACAAGTGCGATCGCTGGTTTCATGCGAAATGTACTGGTATGAGCAAACAAACttttaaatattatttggaCCAGTATAACTTGGATTGGGAGTGTTCTCTTTGTGCACTACCAAAATTAAATGATTCATTCTTTGACGATAATTTTCAAGGATTGCAAACTCCGACTGTAAATAATAGAAATGGTCGTGATGCTGGCGAAGATGTCGACGAGATCATGCTTGCTGAAAATGAAACATGGGCTGATTTTGATAAGATTGTTAAGAACTACGGTTCAAATTTCAAGATTGCTCACATTAATGCGAACAGTGTTGGTGGATTTAAATTTTATGAGATAAAGACATGGTTACTCTCTGGTAGGCTGGATTTACTGGTTATTTCTGAGACTAAAATCAACGCTAGCTTTCCCGATAGCATGTTCCATGTCGAAGGTTTTCGTCTGTGTCGCAGCGATAGAAAGGCCGGGGGTGGAGGACTGATGGTCTATGTTAGGTCTGATGTCTGCTTCCTTAGGGTTAAACAGTTCAAAGGCCTGTCGTCGCAAAGTTTGTGCAACTTTAGGACTGAATCAATAACTCTAAAGGTCAAGATAGGAAAGAATTGGATTGCTGTTGTCGGCATTTATAGACCTCCGTCTATTCCGTTATCTACATGGACGAACGAGCTTTCGGCGATCTTTGAGGCAACATCTACGTTAACAAATACTGTCTTTTATGCGGGTGATTTCAACGCTGACCTCTTGGCCCCGGACAAGACACCTAAAGCGGGTTGTAAACTGCTGGACCTATTGGATATTTACGATCTTCACTGTTTGATAAACAAGGCCAccaggaaaacaaaaacatcggAAACACTTCTTGATTTAATTCTGACAAACAATAAGAGAACTACTCTGACATCAGGAGTAGTGGATACACTTTTAAGTGATCATTCCCTGGTTTATACTGTTTTGCGCTCATCAGCGCCGCGATCGCGATCTCGTAAACTTTTTTCTCGAAGTTTGAAAACCTTTAATCAACAAAATTTTGTGCGGGATATGCAAATGGTTCCTTTTCACATAATGAATTTATTTAACGACGTGGATGATAAGCTTTACACCTTCGAACAACTGTACTTGGACATTCTTGATGAGCACGCACCGCTTAAACACATACATATCAGGGGTAAACAAGTGCCCTATATGACTGAAGAATGGCGAAAGGCAATCAGACACCGTAATAAACTTTGGAGGATTTTTAGGAGAGAACGTACAGATGAAAATTATGAACAATATAAATGCCAGCGTAACAAATGCACTTCCCTTAGACGTAAAGCCATAAGAGAACATTTCCGAAGGAAATCATTAGAGTCAGAGAATCCGCGCGAATTCTGGTCTGCTTACCGCccttttttaaattctaaaacgAAACAAGCAAACGACATAATTCTTAAAGGGGATAATATGGTCATTAATGACAAGAAGGAAATTACTGATTTGTTTAACAATTACTTTGTTCAAATTGCTGATTGCGCTGCCCAAGTAAATGAAGCGGACTATGGACAGGACTATGAAAAGCATCCGAGTATTCTTGCCATTCATGAACGCAATACAAAGggttattttaaatttcaacacaCAAATCAGGCACTAGTAGAGAAATTGCTTCGGGATATAAATGTCCGTAAAGCATGCGGCCACAACATGATGTCACCGAGACTTCTTAAAGAGTCGGCGGCTGTGATTGCTGGACCAATAGCTAATATCATTAACTCATCTGTCGATCTATGTAAGTATCCAGCCTCGTGGAAAATGGGGCAAGTCACCCTCCTATTTAAAAAAGATGACGAACTGAATAAGGCAAACTACAGGCCGGTTACAGTTTTGCCAGCACTTAACAATGTTTACAAGAGGATTTTGGCTGCACAGCTTAACGACttctattgttctattttaTCCGATTTTATTAGCTCATATAGAAAGTTCCACAGCTGTGAGACGTCTTTATTGAGAATGACAGAAGAATGGAGGTCTATGTGCGATGATGGGCAACTCGTTGGGATAGTGTCGATGGATttgtcaaaggcctttgacgTTATACAACACCCCTTGTTATTAGCCAAACTCAAAGCCTACGGATTAGACAAGGATAGCTGTGCCCTGTTTAGAAACTATTTGTCAAATCGACAACAGAGG CGAGCAAATCTAAATGCGTATGCAGACGACCATCAAATTTATTACTCAGACACGGATCCAGTGGCACTAGAAGAATGCTTGTGTAAGGAAGTAGAAGTAGCAAATCAGTGGTACAGTGAAAACGGTATGATTGTCAACAAAAGTAAACATCAGGCCTTAATCCTTGGTGACACGGAGCATGCCTTTTCTTTTCCAGTTAAGGAGTCAATTGACATATTTG ttggtCCTGGTTAtttagctcagttggtttacATGGTGCATAAAATCTACGATGCCTTCGAACGCGGCAAAGAAGTTAGAATGGTTTATCTTGATATTAGCAAAGCCTTCGACAGAGTGTGGCATAAGGGTCTCCttctaaaattgaaaacaatcggCATTAGAGATCCTCTTTTAGGTTGGCTTACGAGCTATCTTTCTCAACGTAAGCAACGTGTGGTTATTGATGGACAGTCCTCAAATTGGAGCACTGTCTCTGCtggtgtaccacaaggatcaGTGCTTGGTCCATTATTATTCTTAATTTACATTAACGACGTTACTGAGAATCTTAAATCCGATTGCCTTttgtatgctgacgacactTCCCTTTTTGATATTGTAGATGACCCAGCTACTTCTTCGCAAAAACTTAATAACGATTTATCTGAAATTAAAGACTGGGCTCGGAAATGGCTTGTTACTATTAATCCCTCGAAGACTGAGTGTATGACTTTCTCAGCAAAACGAATTAAGCCGCCTCACCCTGATTTATTTTACGCTGacaacaaaattattgaagttGCTCAACACACCCATCTTGGTGTAGTTCTTTGCAATAACCTCTCTTGGAGAGCCCATATCTTTAAGATTTATGAGAAAGCTTCTAAAAGGCTTAATATTCTAAAAGGTATTAAGTACAAGGTTGACAGGTCTACCTTAAGAAAATTGTATAAATCGTTGGTGCGTCCTCTAATGGAATACGCTGACGTATTATGGGATGGGTGTACCGATAGTGAGAGCGATCTCCTTGAGCATGTTCAATATGAGGCAGCAAAAATTGTAACTGGGGCCATGAAAGGGACCAGCAAGCAACGTCTTATGCAAGAAATTGGATGGGAAGATCTCAAAACTAGAAGAGCTATTCACAAATTGTTGCTATATTTTAAGATCGTTAATAATCTTTGCCCCAGTTACTTAGTTGATTTATTACCCTTACTA gcCTTCAAGAACATTCTGTACGCAGATTAA